The following is a genomic window from Rhodothermales bacterium.
CCTTCAGCCCCCTTGAGGCCCGGCTACATGCGATCAGCCGCCTATGGATCCCCAATCGAGTTGGGAGCCTGCCCCCGGCTTTGACCGGGGGAAGACGAAAAATGGGGGGATTGCCAGTTAGATTCATTCATTTGATACGGCCTCAACTCCTGATTCGCATGAATCGCTAATCAACCACCCTAATCTGCCGGGTAAGGCTGGTTTCGCCGGCGGTGAGGCGGTAGACGTAGGGGCCGGCGGCAAGCCGGGCGGTGTCGAATGTGGCGACGTAGTGCCCCGGGATGTGGGTGCGGTCTACCAGCGTCGCGACGTGTTTTCCGAGCAGGTCGAACAGCTCCAGGCGGACGGATGCTGTTTCAGGGACCTGGTACCGGATGGTGGCCGCGCCGGCGGTCGGGTTGGGGAAGCTCTGGTCCAGCGTAAAAGCCGCCGGCACGAGCGGACCCAGCTCGCGGGCGACATCGGTAAATTTCTGGATGACGAACCGATCCATCGGCGCGCCGAACTCGTCGGTGGCCGACACGGTCAGCTCGTCGTCATCGACATCGACCCGCGTGAAGTGGTGTTTGCCGCTGGAGAAAGAGACGTGTTCGTAGTCGATGAAATAGTCATCCAGCGCGCCGCCGCCGCCGCCAGAGACGAGGTAGTGGACGTGTTCTTTTTCGCCCCGTTCGTAGCTGTGGGTGTGGCCGTTCATCACCATATCCACGTCGTACTGCTCGAACAGCGGCACGAGGTGGTTCTGGACGCCGGCGTCGCCGTAGTAGTTGGTCCAGTATTCCGTATAGGGGGGATGGTGGGCGTAGACGAAGGTCCACGTCGCCTCGTTGCGCGTGTCGGATTCCAGCTGCTCGACCAGGAATTCGTACTGCGGGGATCCGGGCGTGTAGTCGCCGTTGGTGTCCAGCGCGATAAAAAATGCGTTGGCCCAGCGGAATGAGTAATACCGCTCGGTGCTGTCCGGATTGTTGTGGGGGAGGTAGAAGTCGTCGATGTACACGTCGCCGTTGTCGGTGATGACGTCGTGGTTGCCGAGCGAGGTAAAGATGTTGACGTTTTTGATGATGTCGCGGTAGGGCTTGAAGTAGATGTTGTCGTAGTAGTCGCCAACGCCCTGGTGAACGTCGCCGACATGAACGACGAAGTCGACTTCCGCCGCGCTCATACTGCTCCTCATCTCGGCGCTGACGCGGTATTGCGTAGGCGTGTCGACCCCGCTATCGCCTATGACAAGGAAGGAGAACTGCTTTTCCTCCGGGCCGCGGGCCGTGAGGGTTTTTTCCTGGTCTTGTACGAGTTCGTCGCCGCTGT
Proteins encoded in this region:
- a CDS encoding metallophosphoesterase, yielding MPIAPLLSLQKIGITFLTCLFFSAPARGQSLPFLDGFEDGNFAGWTISNDPEPQSGPSEWVVENGVLVQKSNIWSYGLVDLETKYHLGTHITAGNPAWQDYSFNALARSADNDGIGIIFRYQDARNYYRLLLMNDPAWSGRDSAGTPFNTPLQRLQKFVDGEPYILAENKVSQAYPSGYFSLTADVRGDTIVAYINGVRILSAIDTTYAAGKIGMLSYANSGAYYDSVSVSAERLVYDGPGQTTVSYPVREFRAPYIQNPTGTTFEVAWRTLEEYAGEVRYDTEKDLLRFTATEADATRKHHVRVTGLQPGERYFYAVYSGDELVQDQEKTLTARGPEEKQFSFLVIGDSGVDTPTQYRVSAEMRSSMSAAEVDFVVHVGDVHQGVGDYYDNIYFKPYRDIIKNVNIFTSLGNHDVITDNGDVYIDDFYLPHNNPDSTERYYSFRWANAFFIALDTNGDYTPGSPQYEFLVEQLESDTRNEATWTFVYAHHPPYTEYWTNYYGDAGVQNHLVPLFEQYDVDMVMNGHTHSYERGEKEHVHYLVSGGGGGALDDYFIDYEHVSFSSGKHHFTRVDVDDDELTVSATDEFGAPMDRFVIQKFTDVARELGPLVPAAFTLDQSFPNPTAGAATIRYQVPETASVRLELFDLLGKHVATLVDRTHIPGHYVATFDTARLAAGPYVYRLTAGETSLTRQIRVVD